The following proteins are encoded in a genomic region of bacterium:
- a CDS encoding FAD-dependent oxidoreductase translates to MKMLHNATIRERYDVVVVGAGIGGLTSAALLAKNGFDVLLVEQHYLPGGCCSAIRRNGVTMDVGSTVLYGFGEEGLNAHRYVMNELGEDIDMIRRESMYRLHVGKRTITFWYDFERFATEMAHLFPHQEKELRAFFDYGRRIFESIVTGTDYIVPMTEVSPERMTELGGPSPDIMELTKWMGKSGLDLFEHFFSDTELIAFFDMLTRTFSYVDASECPAILSLTMFADNHIGGAFYPQGSPQMLPNKLERAIERHGGTILYRNGVEEVLIEEGRATGVRLADGTVVRAERVVANSTIWNLYGRLVREQHIDPARMTWAQNFKPSHSNVILYIQLDRSVLPDDLHPMEVIIENPEDVDGHGVTIYLPSLIDPSLAPDGICSVTVTCVSTEKWPAPDDPSYRDDAYAARKQAAADHIIARIEKRIPGFGAAIQGMEVATPTTAERFTLRNWGTVGGPKQMLGQDLGNRPPATTDWKHLYLVGDSTVMGLGVLPATMSAVGAVNLILREQGRPEYIVEEQTAQHVHIGPGKALPPRQSPQQPVQSTLQAMRLARECQHCENAPCIQACPADIDLVGFMRRVESGNFTGAAASMREMNPLAEICGNACPAESTCEEACIHNGIDGQPVRISDVHAFICEQEPPVPQPPSELKSQRVAVVGAGPAGLTCAHFLGTLGYQVDIFDQNEQPGGLLRHAVRPDRSSDAMLERELRIIDLPNVNVRGGCALGRDVRLPDLEKEYDAVFMAPGLWSGRTLAIPGAEHATDALSLLRERRTRGTIEVGERVLIVGGGSVASDAACAALDAGAGQVTIVCLEQPESVCMLPSEQRELQERGASLQFGWGPLRAEQGAMVFARCTATHDAQGRFGPTLDGADTCSVPFDQLVYAVGQQAEPGLATHLQNTLDQPVPLAVDTDTQRVPGRETLYAGGDIVRGAGTIVEAVGDGRRAARAIDAALAAR, encoded by the coding sequence ATGAAGATGCTGCACAACGCCACGATTCGTGAGCGCTACGACGTGGTCGTGGTGGGGGCCGGTATCGGCGGGCTGACCTCGGCCGCCCTGTTGGCCAAGAACGGTTTCGATGTGTTGCTGGTGGAGCAGCACTATCTGCCGGGCGGCTGTTGTTCGGCCATCCGTCGCAATGGCGTCACCATGGATGTGGGCTCGACCGTGCTCTACGGCTTCGGTGAAGAGGGCCTCAATGCTCACCGCTACGTGATGAACGAGCTTGGCGAAGACATCGACATGATCCGTCGCGAGTCCATGTACAGGCTGCACGTGGGCAAGCGGACCATCACCTTCTGGTACGACTTCGAGCGCTTCGCCACGGAGATGGCACACCTCTTCCCCCACCAGGAGAAGGAGCTGCGCGCGTTCTTCGACTACGGCCGTCGCATCTTCGAGTCCATCGTCACGGGCACGGACTACATCGTGCCCATGACCGAGGTGTCGCCCGAGCGCATGACGGAGCTGGGCGGCCCCTCTCCCGACATCATGGAGTTGACGAAGTGGATGGGGAAGTCCGGGCTCGACCTGTTCGAGCACTTCTTCTCTGACACCGAGCTGATCGCTTTCTTCGACATGCTCACACGCACCTTCTCGTACGTGGACGCGTCGGAGTGTCCGGCGATCCTGTCGCTGACCATGTTCGCGGACAACCACATCGGTGGTGCGTTCTATCCGCAGGGCTCGCCACAAATGCTCCCCAACAAGCTGGAGCGGGCCATCGAGCGTCACGGCGGCACCATCCTCTACCGCAACGGCGTGGAGGAGGTACTGATCGAGGAGGGGCGCGCCACGGGGGTGCGTCTCGCCGACGGCACGGTCGTGCGAGCGGAGCGCGTGGTGGCCAACTCCACGATCTGGAACCTGTACGGCAGGCTGGTGCGCGAACAGCACATCGATCCAGCGCGCATGACCTGGGCCCAGAACTTCAAGCCTAGCCACAGCAACGTGATCCTCTACATCCAACTCGACCGCTCCGTGCTCCCGGATGACCTGCATCCCATGGAGGTGATCATCGAGAACCCGGAGGACGTGGACGGCCACGGTGTGACCATCTACCTGCCGTCCTTGATCGATCCGAGCCTGGCACCCGACGGGATCTGCTCGGTGACCGTGACCTGTGTGTCCACCGAAAAGTGGCCCGCGCCCGATGATCCCAGCTACCGCGACGACGCCTACGCCGCCCGGAAGCAGGCGGCGGCAGACCACATCATTGCGCGCATCGAGAAACGGATCCCCGGCTTTGGCGCAGCCATCCAGGGGATGGAGGTGGCCACCCCCACGACGGCGGAGCGCTTCACTCTCCGCAACTGGGGCACGGTCGGTGGCCCCAAGCAGATGCTGGGCCAGGACCTGGGGAATCGTCCCCCGGCAACGACGGACTGGAAGCACCTGTACCTCGTAGGCGACTCCACCGTGATGGGCCTCGGGGTGCTGCCGGCCACCATGTCGGCGGTGGGTGCCGTCAATTTGATCCTGCGCGAGCAGGGCCGGCCGGAGTACATCGTCGAGGAGCAGACTGCGCAGCACGTGCATATCGGCCCGGGCAAGGCGCTGCCGCCACGGCAATCGCCCCAGCAGCCCGTGCAGTCGACCCTCCAGGCGATGCGCCTGGCGCGTGAATGCCAGCACTGCGAGAACGCTCCCTGCATTCAGGCCTGTCCTGCCGACATCGATCTCGTGGGCTTCATGCGTCGAGTAGAGTCGGGCAACTTCACGGGTGCCGCCGCTTCCATGCGCGAGATGAACCCGCTGGCGGAGATCTGCGGCAACGCTTGCCCTGCGGAGAGCACTTGCGAGGAGGCCTGTATCCACAACGGCATCGACGGGCAGCCCGTGCGCATCTCGGACGTGCACGCGTTCATCTGCGAGCAGGAGCCGCCCGTGCCTCAGCCGCCCTCCGAGCTCAAGTCGCAGCGCGTGGCCGTGGTCGGTGCGGGGCCGGCGGGGCTCACGTGCGCCCACTTCCTGGGCACGCTCGGCTACCAGGTGGACATCTTCGACCAGAACGAACAGCCGGGAGGGCTGCTGCGACACGCCGTGCGTCCCGACCGCTCGTCCGACGCCATGCTGGAGCGCGAGCTGCGCATCATCGATTTGCCCAACGTCAACGTACGCGGCGGCTGCGCGCTCGGGCGAGATGTGCGCCTGCCCGACCTGGAGAAGGAATACGATGCCGTATTCATGGCGCCGGGCCTGTGGTCCGGGCGGACCCTGGCCATCCCCGGTGCCGAGCATGCCACCGATGCGCTCAGCTTGCTGCGCGAGCGGCGCACGCGCGGCACCATCGAGGTGGGCGAGCGGGTGCTGATCGTGGGTGGCGGAAGTGTGGCCTCGGATGCCGCCTGTGCGGCCCTGGACGCCGGGGCAGGACAGGTGACGATCGTGTGCCTGGAACAGCCAGAAAGTGTGTGCATGCTGCCTTCCGAGCAGCGCGAGCTCCAGGAACGGGGCGCGAGTCTCCAGTTCGGCTGGGGCCCGCTGCGCGCAGAGCAGGGGGCGATGGTATTCGCGCGATGCACCGCTACGCATGACGCACAGGGGCGCTTCGGGCCCACACTCGACGGGGCCGATACCTGCAGCGTTCCCTTCGACCAGCTGGTGTATGCCGTGGGGCAACAGGCGGAACCCGGCCTCGCTACCCATCTACAGAACACGCTCGATCAGCCGGTGCCGCTCGCAGTGGACACTGACACCCAACGCGTCCCGGGTCGCGAAACTCTCTATGCGGGCGGCGACATCGTGCGTGGAGCTGGCACGATCGTCGAGGCGGTGGGCGATGGCCGGCGCGCTGCCCGCGCCATCGACGCTGCCCTCGCCGCCAGGTGA
- a CDS encoding gamma-glutamylcyclotransferase, translating to MAWYFAYGSNLDPRTFEGRRRMRPLEVRRARLDGYRLVFDLPAGRGKRGAANVATAVEASVSGVAYRITDRAARWLDLTEGVPLGAYRRIEIELALEDGGGLAAFTYQSPRGQADRKPSARYMGLILNGARHHGLEASYIRYLEGFELAGDERR from the coding sequence GTGGCCTGGTACTTCGCTTACGGCAGCAACCTCGATCCGCGGACGTTCGAGGGACGTCGGCGCATGCGTCCCCTCGAGGTGCGGCGTGCCCGGCTCGACGGCTACCGGCTGGTCTTCGACCTCCCCGCTGGCAGGGGCAAGCGCGGTGCGGCAAACGTCGCCACCGCGGTGGAGGCCAGCGTGTCGGGCGTGGCCTACCGGATCACTGACCGGGCGGCGAGATGGCTGGACCTCACCGAGGGTGTCCCCCTCGGCGCGTACCGCCGCATCGAAATCGAGCTCGCCCTCGAAGACGGCGGGGGCCTCGCCGCGTTCACCTACCAGTCGCCGCGGGGCCAGGCGGACCGCAAGCCGTCGGCGCGTTACATGGGGCTCATCCTGAACGGCGCGCGACATCACGGACTCGAAGCGTCCTACATCCGCTACCTCGAGGGCTTCGAGCTGGCCGGCGACGAGCGCCGGTGA
- a CDS encoding GNAT family N-acetyltransferase, translating to MDSTPSPTRHALERDLPQLADTLLSAFSEDPVMMWLFADPETRGENLRRWMHFNLQLGLTKGHVYSAGDNGAAAIWSPPDVAIFDEFWGPRMAKLTVELVGAERAPEALGGLGRALQVQKREEPHFYLFVLGAHAEVRGRGLGGEAIAPVLETCDREGLPAYLESSTARNHGFYFRHGFEITHELKVADDGPRIWPMRRAPRS from the coding sequence ATGGACTCCACGCCTTCCCCGACACGCCACGCCCTCGAGCGCGATCTCCCGCAGCTCGCTGACACCCTGCTGAGCGCCTTCAGCGAGGATCCGGTGATGATGTGGCTCTTCGCCGACCCCGAGACGCGCGGTGAGAACCTGCGCCGCTGGATGCACTTCAACCTCCAGCTCGGGCTCACCAAGGGCCACGTCTACAGCGCGGGCGACAACGGGGCGGCGGCGATCTGGTCACCGCCGGACGTCGCGATCTTCGACGAATTCTGGGGGCCGCGCATGGCGAAGCTCACCGTCGAGCTCGTCGGCGCGGAGAGGGCGCCGGAGGCGCTCGGTGGGCTCGGTCGGGCCCTGCAGGTGCAAAAGCGCGAGGAGCCGCACTTCTACCTCTTCGTGCTCGGCGCCCATGCCGAGGTCCGCGGCCGGGGGCTCGGCGGCGAAGCGATCGCGCCCGTGCTCGAGACCTGCGATCGCGAGGGCCTCCCCGCTTACCTCGAATCCTCGACCGCGCGCAACCACGGCTTCTACTTCCGCCACGGCTTCGAGATCACGCACGAGTTGAAGGTGGCCGATGACGGCCCGAGGATCTGGCCGATGCGCCGCGCGCCGCGCTCGTGA